From Deltaproteobacteria bacterium:
AGCGCGCGATTGGTTGAGTCGGTAAGCCCTAAGACACGAAAACGTCTGAGCCTAACAAACTCATTGCTCGGGTCGCTCGCCAATGCATATTTCACTTCGAGCACCGCAACACTTCGATAAAACGGGGCACTCACGACGCCCGGCTCCGACGTGCATCCTACTTTTAATCTCGTACTCGGTTCCTCAGAAAGCCAGACACAAGTCATACCAGAAATTTCAGTGGTGTTTTCTTCATCGCCATCCAGCTCGAGAGCTTCAAGCAGGGGAGTTCCCACAGGCACAATGACCTCATCAGAGTTCACAATAAACGCTAGAGTCGTACCCCAGCCACCTTCACCAACCTCCAAAAATTGATGGTTATCGTCGGCATCCAGCGTAATAGAAACGGCAGGCCCTTGAACTTCGATATCCGGTCTTACCACCAATTCACTTACGCCAAGGGAGGGCAAGGCTTCATAACGCACACATACAGTCATGCTCTCGCCAACCAGTGTAGGTAAAATGAGACTGCCACAAGGGGTCCACTCTTGCATTTCGGTGCAGCCGTAAGCAGAGCCGGGCGAAGTTTCTCCAGGCAAAGAGCAACTAAAGCTATAACCTTCGACCTCATATATTTGGCCATAGTCCAAAGCACCGGGAAGGCTTTCGGGAGAAACCTGCGTTAACTTTCCTACAGGAAGCGCGGCTGGGGCATCGCCTAAGGAAACATTGACTGTGGAACCAGCCTCCCACTGCTCAGTGTTGATGGTTTGAAAACTGGGATCCTCCCCCAGTGGGTGCTTACCTCGATATTCAATGGCTCGGTTACTCGGAACAGCGGTATTCTGTGCCAACGGCAGACTTAACGTAATATTGTAATAGGTGTCTTTAACCTCAACGCCAGGCCACGTCCCAAGCCAGTCATGAGAGGTTCCATCGGAATCTTCCATCACCGGATGAAACTGAATGGCAGTCGTATCCGCCTCGGGGAAAATGAGACGGCGGTCGTTGATGCCCGGGTCAGGAACAAACTCGCCAGTGGTTCCGTCCCAAGCAACCCAGAAATCGATAAACTCCTCAGTTTGAGACTGAAGACTGTCTCCAGCCGCTACAGTAGTTTGCGAAGTTTTGGTTGTTTCAAGAATTTTAGCTTTGATTTCCGTGGAGACTTCAGGCTCAAGGACAAAGCGGTACTGAATGTCGCTTATTTTCTGACCTTCTACGGCGAGGAGATTTTGCTTAGCCACGATATCGACGACTTCGTAGTATCCACCACTGATCGGCAACGAGATAGTGAATGTGGATTCCAGCTCGACAGGCTTGTGCTCACAAGCTGTTAGAGTCGCTCCTATCACCATCAAACACAGAAATATCCGCATATTCAATCCCCACACACACCTGGCGTTAGATCAGACGACACCCGAATTGAATTTATTCGGAAAAATACCGTAACAACAATGATTAGACCGAATCTTTCGATCAAGGGTATGCACCAGCCTTACATTAAGGAAGCTTACGGACAACCTCAATGAGAGCAGGGCGCTTGATAGAAGGAACCTGAGCCGGAACCCCAACCCATATGAATCCTGTAATCTCTTCCATATCGGGGTCGATCCCAAGCACGGAGTAGGTGTCTGCGTGGACAGTCACACCGCCCGAACTCCACTTCGTACCCAACCCTTCAGCATGAGCTACCAACATCATATTCTGAATAGCGCAGCTTACAGCGGCATAGTCCTCTTTAGACTGGAAATCGTTATCAGACCGCACCTGACTCACAACGACCAAGGCCCCGGGGGTGACTATCTTAGCCGTGATGGCTGCTTTCATGTCATCCGAGAGGTCTTTCTTAACGGC
This genomic window contains:
- a CDS encoding nitroreductase, with the translated sequence MDLLDAIYTRRTVHKYLPDAVPQETLDKLLLAGHHAPNHKLTWPWRFTQVGAETRQQLVPVAIACKAVKKDLSDDMKAAITAKIVTPGALVVVSQVRSDNDFQSKEDYAAVSCAIQNMMLVAHAEGLGTKWSSGGVTVHADTYSVLGIDPDMEEITGFIWVGVPAQVPSIKRPALIEVVRKLP